The following nucleotide sequence is from Patescibacteria group bacterium.
CGATACGCGCATACCCACAACGCGCTGGACGACGCGATCGAACAAGCGCAGATCTTCGAGCAGATGCTCGCCGTCAGCCGTTAGCCTCAGCCCCGATATTTCGGGGTTTTTTGTTGGCCATTGTCACCTCGTTCGCGAACGACGCGGCTTCGCAAGAAGCATTTTGTGTCGTATAATGAATAAGTATGGCTGATTCGAAAGCTTTGGTCGCGGATTTCCTAACCTATCTCGAGATCGAACGCAACCGTTCCGAGCGGACGGTGCGGAATTATGATTTTTATCTGCGCCGCTTTTTTACCTGGGCCAAGTCGCCGGCGCCGTCAGGGATCACGCAGGATCTGGTGCGGAGTTATCGCGTCTGGCTGAACCGCTACAAGGACGAGACCGGTCAGCCGCTCAAGAAGAGCACACAGAATTATCATCTGATCGCCCTGCGGTCGTTCCTGAAATATCTCGCCAAGCGCGACGTCAAAACTCTGGCGTCGGAGAAGATCGAGTTGGCCAAGATGCCGGAGCGCTCGGTCGAGTTCCTGGACGAGAGCGAGCTGCAGCGGCTGCTCGAAGCGCCTTTGAAGGACAACGGCGGCGGCAATGCTGACGCGCCGCTCGTGCGCCAGCGCGACCGGGCGATCCTGGAGATGCTGTTCTCGACCGGTCTGCGCGTTTCGGAATTGTCTGGTCTGACGCGGGACGGCGTGAATCTGAAACAGGACGAGTTCACCGTGCGCGGCAAGGGCGACAAGCCGCGGATCGTCTTTCTGTCGAATCAGGCGCGCTACTGGCTGAAGTCCTATCTCGACAAGAGAGGAGACACGGATCCGCACCTGTTCGTGAGCCACGACCGAGCGGCCAAGGGTCGCGAGTATGCCGGTGGACTGACGCCGCGCAGCATCCAGCGCATCGTCGAACATTA
It contains:
- the xerA gene encoding site-specific tyrosine recombinase/integron integrase, yielding MADSKALVADFLTYLEIERNRSERTVRNYDFYLRRFFTWAKSPAPSGITQDLVRSYRVWLNRYKDETGQPLKKSTQNYHLIALRSFLKYLAKRDVKTLASEKIELAKMPERSVEFLDESELQRLLEAPLKDNGGGNADAPLVRQRDRAILEMLFSTGLRVSELSGLTRDGVNLKQDEFTVRGKGDKPRIVFLSNQARYWLKSYLDKRGDTDPHLFVSHDRAAKGREYAGGLTPRSIQRIVEHYAKAAGITKNITPHTMRHTFATDLLRNGADIRSVQTMLGHSSITTTQIYTHITDERLREVYEKFHGKKEK